The Arthrobacter sp. OAP107 DNA segment GCACGACGGCGTCACCCCCCGGTGTGTGCAAGTCGCCTTGCGCTGTACTCACCTCATCGAGGCCCAGCACCGTGCACTGGACCGCAGCCAAGAGTTCAAGGCGGGGAACGCCGCCGTCGGCCATCCTGAGCAGGGACCTGATCTGGGCGAGGTTCAACCCGACCACGCGCCTTAGCGCCTGGATGAGTTCCAGCCGGCTCACGTGCTTTTCTGAATACTCCGCCCGGGTGGCGTGCACCGAACGGCCCGCAGGCAGCAGCCCTTCGCGAAGGTAGAACTTGATGCTGGCGGGAGAGACTCCCGTCCGCTCACTTAGTTCCTTCAGCTGCATGTCCGCTCCATTCCCCGGCGCCAGGCCTCCCTTGGATAGCTGCCGCCGCGCCGGCTATCTTGATGTACACCGCTGGATAGTGCTCCTATCCTAGGGGCATGGAGCCTTGGAATGTATTGCTTGCCAGCCATGTCATTGCCGCCCTCTTTGTCCTCGCCATAGGTCCGGTCCAGATCCTTCGGCGCCGCCGTGACCGGATCCACCGCACTATGGGACATTTGTGGGTTGCGGCCATGTACTACGTCTGCTTCAGCAGCTTCAGGATCGTCAGCCACGGACAATTCAGCTGGCTTCACGGGCTGTCGGCGTTCACGATCGTGACCGTCACGCTCGGTCTCATCGCTGCCGTCCGCAGGAACATCCCGGCGCATCGGGGCAACATGATCGGCAGCTACATCGGCATCGCGGTGGCGTTCGGCTTCGCCATCTCCGTGCCCGGCCGCGCGATTCCGCGCCTCCTGGCCGAGGATCTGCCGACTGCCCTGTACGTCGCCGCCCTGGTGGCGGTCAGCGTCGCCGTCGTCTTCACCTCGCTCCGCCGCGGCGGGGGCTCGGGGAACGTGTCCGCCTCAAAGGGTCAAGATGTGAGGCCTGCCGGGCGTGCAGCCGACGTGCCTGCAAAGGTGGACGGGTAGCCGTCGGTTATCCATACAGCGCCCGCACCCCTAGGGACGCTCGATCAGTTCCTGCAAGATTTGATGCGATCCTCTATCACTTCCTGCAGAGATGACGGCCACCCTCTCTCACCAGGGGCCGGCAAAGCCAGATGCGTGAGGATGGTCCAGCTGCGCCATTCGTCTTGCCCGCTTTATCCGGATGATCGCCCCATGGAAACCCTCGTCGAGGTCGTCCTTCCTTACCGTCAGTACGGTCCATCCCGCGGCCTCGAAAGCTTTGTCTCGTCGTCTGTCACGAAAGATCTGAGCCTCGGCGAGGTGATGACCGCCGTCGTACTGAATGGCGATCCGCTGGGCACGGTATCCGAGATCGGCCGACGGCGACAACGGGTCGCCGCTTCTCAGCGTGAGTTGGAGGTCGGGTTCAGGGAGTCCGGCGTCCACCATCGCCAGACGAAGCATTGATTCAGGTGCCGAGTCTGCACCCACCCGCATCAGGTTCAGTGCCGCCCTGGCACGGACAATGCCCTGCAGATTGGGGTGCCGCAGAACCAGGGAACGTAAACCGTTCAGGGTATCGAAAGGCTGGGCCCGGCCCTCGAATTCCATTCGTGGAATACGGATTATCTGGTCACCCATGCACACCAAATCCCGCAGCGGCAGTCTCCGTGCCAAATCCAGCCATGTCCGTGACCGGCTGCTGATATGGATGCCGTCGACTGTCTCAATCTCGTCTTCTTCCGCCAGCAGGGTATGGCCAAGCACTCCCTTACGACGTACCGAGGGCAGCCGCTTCGGCTTGCTCAAATGTAGTTCCGTGGAGTCCGACAGCCATGGCGGCAGCACTTGGCATCGGAGCCGCGCCGCAGTGACGTGTGAGATCCAAGCGCCCGGAGAGGCTTCTGACAGCGCCCGCGCCGCCGCTTCCAGATCAAAGTCCCAGTCCCACGGGCGGTAAAGTCCGCGCCCCACATGAATCACATCCCGACGCCGCAGCCGTGACGCGGGGATGCCTTCGGTCCGAGCCGAGTCGAAGGTGAACGGGGCTGACGATAATCGGGGAGGTAAGCCGTCGCGCGTTTCCATGCAGGCATTGTGACCCATATTGAGGAACGCCGCAGAAGTTATCCACAGGCGACAGGGGTGAGAGAGGGTCCCGGGAAAACCGGCAGGAAGTGAGAGAGGATCCGGGATATACCGGTAGGGAATGAGAGAGGGATGCCGGAAAACCGGCAGGAAGTGAGAGCGGATCGGCAGGGAGGGTTGGGGTTGGAGCGACGGGAAGTGAGGAGGCGTCTAGAAGAGGCCGACCGGACTGCCGGCGTCGTCCACGTCCATCCGCATTGCCGCGGGTACGGCGGGAAGGCCGGGCATGGTCATGACCGCTCCGGTCAGGGCCACAATGAAGCCTGCTCCGGTCTTGGGGATGAGGTCACGCACATGGATGGTGAACCCCTTGGGCGCTCCCAGCCGTGTGGCGTCGTCCGTGAACGAGTACTGCGTTTTCGCCATGCAGACCGGCAACCCGGACCAGCCGTTCTTCTCGATGTCCGCCAGCCGGCGCAGTGCAGGTACCGAGAAGTCCACGCCGTCGGCCCCGTAGATTTCCTGGACGATGGTGCGGATCTTGTCCTCCAC contains these protein-coding regions:
- a CDS encoding MerR family transcriptional regulator; its protein translation is MQLKELSERTGVSPASIKFYLREGLLPAGRSVHATRAEYSEKHVSRLELIQALRRVVGLNLAQIRSLLRMADGGVPRLELLAAVQCTVLGLDEVSTAQGDLHTPGGDAVVRSRNWPDVPSDARNSLNAHLARMESLGVRVPGDLLDAYSRAVDAIAAVDISATTAPDDVNELIMTAAVGMHLHGQLVLKLLALAQASHAIRRYEEHA
- a CDS encoding DUF2306 domain-containing protein; protein product: MEPWNVLLASHVIAALFVLAIGPVQILRRRRDRIHRTMGHLWVAAMYYVCFSSFRIVSHGQFSWLHGLSAFTIVTVTLGLIAAVRRNIPAHRGNMIGSYIGIAVAFGFAISVPGRAIPRLLAEDLPTALYVAALVAVSVAVVFTSLRRGGGSGNVSASKGQDVRPAGRAADVPAKVDG